GCAACGAGGGCGTGAGCATCTGGGCCGTGCGCTCGGACACCGTCGCGGCCTCCGCGCCCGACGAGAAGGACCCCTTCTTCGCGCCCAGCGGCGACAAGGTCTACCGGCACCCCACCTTCTACGACATCCCCGACGACGTCCCGCACATCTAGGGGGTGCTTCGAAAGTCCCGCACAGCACCCAACCACATCGACAGGAACAGCTAGGAGCAGCCCATGACCGACGAGGACCTGTACGTCGACGGCGACGGCGCGCGGTGGGCGTTCGGCACCGGGTTCACCGACCCGCTGCACGGCGTCGACCAGGCGGTACCCGACGGGGTCGACGCCGCCGACCTGGCCGCTTGTTGTCTGGCACTCGGCGACGACGCCCTGGTGTCCGCGCAGCGGCTGGCCGAATGGTGCACCCGCGCGCCCGAGTTGGAGGAGGAGCTGGCGCTCGCCAACATCGGCCTGGACCTCCTCGGCCAGGCCCGTCTGCTGTACGCCAGGGCGGGCCTGGCCGACGGCACGGGCCGTGGCGAGGACGCGTACGCCTACTTCCGCGACGCGGAGGACTTCCGCAACGTACGTCTCGCCGAACTGCCGGGCGGCGACTTCGCGTTCACCGTCGGCCGCCTGCTGGTGCTGTCCGTCTGGCGGCTGGCCGTGTGCGAGGCGCTCGCCGGCGCAGCCGACCCGGTGCTGGCCGCGATCGCGGCCAAGAGCTCCAAGGAGCTCGCCTACCACCGCCGTTGGGCCGCGGAGTGGACGGTACGGCTCGGTGACGGCACCGCCGAGTCCGCCGCACGGATACGGGCCGCGCTGGACGCCCTCGCCCCCTGGCTGGACGAGTTGCTGACGGACCGGGCGGCCGCGCCCCTCGGCGCGGATCCGGCCGCCGTCGCCGCGCGGACCCGGCTGGAGCTGTTCCACGTACTGGGCGACGCAGGGCTGAACCACTCCACCGACGTGTCCCCGCTCGACACACCGGCCTCCCCGGTCCCGGGCTCCGGCAGGAACGGACGGCACACCCCGCACCTGGCGCCCCTCCTCGCCGAACTGCAGAGCGTCGCCCGCGCCCACCCGGAGGCGTCGTGGTGACGTTGTCGTCGGAACGGGCGTCGCGGATCGCCGCCGAGGTCCCCGACCCCGAACTGCCGATGCTGACGCTCGCCGACCTCGGGGTGCTGCACGGCGTCGAGGTGACGCCGGAGGGAGCCGTCGTCGCACGGCTCACCCCGACGTACGCGGGCTGCCCCGCCGTGGCCGAGATGCGCGCCGAGGTGGCGGCCCGGCTGCTGGCCGCCGGCTTCGTCGACGTCCGGGTGGTCACGGTGCTCGACCCGCCGTGGACCACCGACCGGATCACCGACGAGGGCCGCCGCAAGCTGGCGGAGCACGGCATCGCGCCGCCCGGCCCGCGCGACGCCCCCGGCCCGCGCAGTGACCCCGGCCCGGCCTGGGTGAGCCTGACCACCCTCGCACCGCCCGAAGTGCCCTGCCCGCGCTGCGCCTCTGCCGACACCGAGGAGATCTCGCGCTTCGCCGCCACCGCCTGCACGGCACTTCGGCGCTGCCGTACCTGTCGGGAGCCGTTCCCTCACGTCAAGGACCTGCCATGACCCTCCCAGCACCCCCGACCGCCACGCGGTCCCGCCGTCGCCCCGCCTTCCACGAGCTGCGGGTGTCCGCCGTGGAACCGCTGTGCGCCGACGCGGCCGCCCTCACCTTCGACGTCCCCGACGGCCTGGCCGCCGAGTTCGCGTTCCGGCCCGGTCAGTGCCTCACCGTGCGCCGCGAGATCGACGGTCGCGACGAGCGGCGCTCGTACTCGATCTGCTCACCGGCCGGCACGGTGCCCCGCATCGGCGTCCGCGTGGTGCCGGGCGGCTTGTTCTCCTCCTGGCTCGTGCACGGCGTACGCCCCGGGGACACCTTGCAGGTCATGGCCCCGGCCGGTGCGTTCACGCCGGATCTGACCAGTGCCGGCGGCTACGGCCACCAGGTACTCGTCGCCGCCGGGTCCGGGATCACCCCGATGCTGTCCATCGCCGCGTCCGTCCTCGCCGCGGACGAGGACGCGCGCGTCACGCTCCTGTACGGCAACCGGCGCGCCGGCACGGTGATGTTCGCCGACGAACTCGCCGACCTGAAGGACCGGTACCCGGCCCGCTTCCAGCTCGCCCACGTCCTGTCCCGCGAGCCGCGCGAGGCCGAGCTGCTCTCCGGCCGTCTCGACACGGCACGGCTCACCGCACTGCTGGACGCTCTCCTCGACATCCGGGAGGTCGCCCACTGGTGGCTGTGCGGCCCGCA
The DNA window shown above is from Streptomyces akebiae and carries:
- the paaB gene encoding 1,2-phenylacetyl-CoA epoxidase subunit PaaB; translation: MSTKRTGDWPLYEVFVRGKRGLNHVHVGSLRAADDEMALLHARDLYTRRNEGVSIWAVRSDTVAASAPDEKDPFFAPSGDKVYRHPTFYDIPDDVPHI
- the paaC gene encoding 1,2-phenylacetyl-CoA epoxidase subunit PaaC — protein: MTDEDLYVDGDGARWAFGTGFTDPLHGVDQAVPDGVDAADLAACCLALGDDALVSAQRLAEWCTRAPELEEELALANIGLDLLGQARLLYARAGLADGTGRGEDAYAYFRDAEDFRNVRLAELPGGDFAFTVGRLLVLSVWRLAVCEALAGAADPVLAAIAAKSSKELAYHRRWAAEWTVRLGDGTAESAARIRAALDALAPWLDELLTDRAAAPLGADPAAVAARTRLELFHVLGDAGLNHSTDVSPLDTPASPVPGSGRNGRHTPHLAPLLAELQSVARAHPEASW
- the paaD gene encoding 1,2-phenylacetyl-CoA epoxidase subunit PaaD; amino-acid sequence: MTLSSERASRIAAEVPDPELPMLTLADLGVLHGVEVTPEGAVVARLTPTYAGCPAVAEMRAEVAARLLAAGFVDVRVVTVLDPPWTTDRITDEGRRKLAEHGIAPPGPRDAPGPRSDPGPAWVSLTTLAPPEVPCPRCASADTEEISRFAATACTALRRCRTCREPFPHVKDLP
- the paaE gene encoding 1,2-phenylacetyl-CoA epoxidase subunit PaaE, with the translated sequence MTLPAPPTATRSRRRPAFHELRVSAVEPLCADAAALTFDVPDGLAAEFAFRPGQCLTVRREIDGRDERRSYSICSPAGTVPRIGVRVVPGGLFSSWLVHGVRPGDTLQVMAPAGAFTPDLTSAGGYGHQVLVAAGSGITPMLSIAASVLAADEDARVTLLYGNRRAGTVMFADELADLKDRYPARFQLAHVLSREPREAELLSGRLDTARLTALLDALLDIREVAHWWLCGPHGLVRDTHALLTGLGVPADRVHRELFHADEEPPAPTTTAREDTADRGPESEVTVVLNGRATTFAAPRDRSILDGAQQARPDLPFACKGGVCGTCRARVTDGDADMRRNYALEPAEVSAGYVLTCQTYAVSDTLTVDFDG